A part of Micromonospora chersina genomic DNA contains:
- a CDS encoding hemerythrin domain-containing protein produces the protein MSTDAIVLLKEDHKEMRRLFKAFQDAEEGPASERQKLVKQILEALTVHTYLENEVMYPEVRKLVPDVEDDILESYEEHHVADVLCFELFTMDADDERFNAKTTVLIENVLHHVEEEEQEWFPKVREALGRNQLQEIGQRMIDLRPKAPKTPAAPKALKKSLDAVIA, from the coding sequence GTGTCCACCGACGCGATCGTCCTGCTCAAGGAGGACCACAAGGAGATGCGCCGCCTGTTCAAGGCCTTCCAGGATGCCGAGGAGGGCCCGGCGAGCGAGCGGCAGAAGCTGGTGAAGCAGATCCTCGAGGCCCTGACGGTGCACACCTACCTCGAGAACGAGGTGATGTACCCGGAGGTCCGCAAGCTCGTGCCCGACGTCGAGGACGACATCCTGGAGTCGTACGAGGAGCACCACGTCGCCGACGTGCTCTGCTTCGAGCTCTTCACCATGGACGCGGACGACGAGCGCTTCAACGCCAAGACGACGGTGCTCATCGAGAACGTGCTGCACCACGTCGAGGAGGAGGAGCAGGAGTGGTTCCCCAAGGTGCGCGAGGCGCTCGGCCGTAACCAGCTCCAGGAGATCGGCCAGCGGATGATCGACCTGCGCCCGAAGGCGCCGAAGACCCCGGCCGCCCCGAAGGCGCTGAAGAAGTCGCTGGACGCGGTCATCGCCTGA